One part of the Glycine max cultivar Williams 82 chromosome 14, Glycine_max_v4.0, whole genome shotgun sequence genome encodes these proteins:
- the LOC112999363 gene encoding ethylene-responsive transcription factor ERF017, which translates to MVKPAMASVDSSSFSSCKNDSFSSNYSIDTCKMYKGVRKRKWGKWVSEIRLPNSRERIWLGSYDTQVKAARAFDVALYCLRGKSASFNFPDTPRHLEINMVLPCDIQQQPLSHPEIQEIASKFANNDHVPLEEESAFQEQEQDPSMESQSDESKSANTITEMSNFPNIYDGGTHTNVQVDQLQGDWDSMDWTFFNMLDDLNGSDFGLYLGPDKLHPGEFLCPTQAPMLFHEDEIEGDDDHDAFSNHSLLWSWNF; encoded by the coding sequence ATGGTGAAACCAGCCATGGCTAGTGTtgattcttcttccttttcttcttgtaaaaatGATTCATTTTCCTCTAACTACAGCATTGATACTTGCAAGATGTACAAAGGGGTAAGGAAGAGAAAATGGGGCAAATGGGTGTCCGAAATTCGGCTTCCCAACAGCCGTGAGCGCATATGGTTGGGGTCCTATGACACCCAAGTGAAGGCGGCCAGAGCATTTGATGTCGCACTTTATTGCCTACGTGGCAAAAGTGCGAGTTTCAACTTTCCTGACACACCTCGACACTTGGAAATTAATATGGTGTTACCATGTGACATACAACAACAACCTCTCTCCCATCCGGAGATTCAAGAGATAGCCTCGAAGTTTGCGAACAACGACCACGTCCCTTTGGAGGAGGAGAGTGcttttcaagaacaagaacaagaccCCTCGATGGAGTCACAAAGTGACGAGTCTAAATCTGCCAATACAATAACGGAGATGAGCAACTTCCCTAATATTTATGATGGTGGAACTCATACTAATGTACAAGTGGATCAATTACAAGGGGATTGGGACAGCATGGATTggacattttttaacatgttGGATGACTTGAATGGCTCGGATTTTGGCCTCTATTTGGGGCCAGACAAGTTGCACCCGGGTGAGTTTTTGTGTCCCACTCAAGCTCCAATGCTTTTTCATGAGGATGAAATTGAAggtgatgatgatcatgatgctTTTTCTAACCATTCCTTACTTTGGAGTTGGAACTTTTGA